From Diospyros lotus cultivar Yz01 chromosome 4, ASM1463336v1, whole genome shotgun sequence, a single genomic window includes:
- the LOC127798688 gene encoding probable mitochondrial adenine nucleotide transporter BTL3, which yields MRGLELWFEDLIASQPRDFRFYNGSDSVCFSNGGLFLEPAVPASFVSFVSTKSWSNSLSCRRQRRKGRAGAFLSVSLSIKGSREGFGQESSEILGQNGEKSSEEEVVAFEEEKREEEGWLRGGGGGALNTTKHLWAGAVAAMVSRTFVAPLERLKLEYIVRGEQKNLFELIKAIAASQGLKGFWKGNFVNILRTAPFKAINFYAYDVYKNQLLRISGNEETTNFERFLAGAAAGITATVLCIPMDTIRTKMVAPGGEALGGVIGAFRHMIHTEGFFSLYKGLVPSIISMAPSGAVFYGVYDILKSAYLHSPEGRKRIQHMKEQGDEANALDQLELGPIRTLVYGAIAGACSEAATYPFEVVRRQLQMQVRETKMSAMATCVKLVEQGGIPALYAGLIPSLLQVLPSAAISYLVYESMKIVLKVESP from the exons ATGCGCGGATTAGAGCTCTGGTTCGAGGACTTGATCGCATCGCAACCGCGTGATTTCCGGTTCTACAACGGTTCCGATTCGGTTTGCTTCTCAAACGGCGGGTTGTTCCTCGAGCCCGCCGTTCCTGCGTCGTTCGTGTCATTTGTGTCGACGAAGAGCTGGTCGAATTCCTTGTCGTGTCGCCGGCAGCGGCGGAAGGGACGCGCCGGCGCGTTTTTGTCGGTGAGCTTGTCGATCAAGGGAAGCCGGGAAGGGTTTGGCCAGGAGTCGAGTGAAATTTTGGGGCAAAATGGAGAGAAGAGTTCGGAGGAGGAGGTAGTGGCgtttgaagaagagaaaagagaagaggaggGTTGGTtgcgaggaggaggaggaggtgcATTGAATACTACGAAGCACCTCTGGGCTGGAGCTGTCGCAGCTATGGTTTCGAG AACATTTGTCGCTCCTCTTGAGAGACTAAAGCTGGAATATATAGTTCGTGGTGAACAGAAAAATCTTTTTGAGCTCATCAAGGCAATTGCAGCTTCTCAAGGTCTGAAAGGCTTTTGGAAAGGAAATTTTGTCAATATTCTCCGGACGGCTCCTTTCAAGGCTATCAACTTCTATGCCTATGATGTGTATAAGAATCAACTTCTCAGGATTTCTGGGAACGAAGAAACAACCAATTTTGAAAGATTCCTTGCTGGTGCTGCAGCCGGAATTACTGCTACTGTGCTTTGCATACCTATGGACACT ATCAGGACTAAGATGGTAGCACCTGGGGGAGAAGCTTTGGGTGGTGTAATTGGTGCTTTTCGCCACATGATCCATACTGAAGgatttttctctctttacaAGGGTTTAGTGCCATCAATTATAAGCATGGCACCTTCAGGTGCAGTTTTCTATGGTGTTTATGATATATTGAAGTCAGCTTATCTTCATTCACCCGAGGGGAGGAAGAGAATTCAACATATGAAAGAACAAGGAGACGAAGCCAATGCATTGGATCAACTGGAGTTGGGTCCTATTAGAACGTTGGTGTATGGGGCTATTGCTGGTGCTTGTTCAGAGGCGGCTACTTACCCATTTGAAGTTGTCAGGAGACAGCTTCAAATGCAAGTCCGGGAAACGAAAATGAGTGCAATGGCGACATGTGTCAAGCTAGTGGAGCAAGGTGGTATTCCTGCTCTCTATGCAGGACTAATTCCCAGCTTATTACAG GTTTTACCATCAGCTGCCATAAGCTACTTGGTGTATGAATCAATGAAAATAGTTCTCAAAGTGGAGTCACCATAA